Genomic segment of Passer domesticus isolate bPasDom1 chromosome 4, bPasDom1.hap1, whole genome shotgun sequence:
CAAGTAATTTTGTAGTTAAtagttgttttttgtttttcctctcaaAGCAGAAATACGTTCTGACCTCTTTTGAATTAAATGTACTGTAATTCCAAAAAATGCTTGAATGTAAATTCCAATTATATTTTACAATATGTTAGGAAATGTAGTTTTGGcttcaagaaaaaaacacaaaccaaacaaaaacccacgaCTGTTACAATGATAGGCAATAGCATTTGACTGAAATCCATAATTTGAGCTCAGACCACCAAAACTTTTAATCTACCAGAAATGCATGGGATAATCTAAGATCCTACCAAGATCCTCTTTAGAATTAATTAAGATCTTCCTATTTGATCAGCAGAACTGGGTCTATACACTTTAAAGACAAGGTAACTTCTGTACTTTCTGTCTTTGCCACATTTATCTTGATAATTTAGGggttttattatatttttatgatCTTTGCAGAAAAACTGGTGATAGAGAagattttgaaaaaataatcagtGATCATGCTAATGCAGCAGGTAATTTAAGCTTgtttaataatatatataaataaataaagtatctattctatatgtatatataataacatttttttataaattagTCTTGTTACTAATATGTTACTTCATATTCTGAGGACTATGTGTCAGAAGAGAACTCTGTAATTTGTAATATGTAATTCTGGCAACATCTGTAATAGTAAACTAACATTTCCTGAAGCAAAAATATGGTCTTCTGTACACTTAAACTGTTAAACTGGTCCAGGCACACAGTTGGTCTCTGAGAGACAATACTTTTTCAAAGGATTCCCAGTAACAGTTGGAGAAATGGAACATTTCCAACAGTCAGTTTGCATGCAGCTATCTGGGTAAAACGAATTTACTAGCAATGATGTGAGCCATTCAGTGCCAACTGGCCTCAGTGCTCCAGAATATTCCCAGGGTCATATAATGTACTGGATCACACATAGTACTTATATCTGCAGATCCCATTGTATTTGTATGTTAGTTTTTAAACTTCTTATTTTACTCCTTTAGATCGAACTAAGGGAGTTGAGTTAAATCTTGTGCCAAAACTTGCATCCATTTTGTCTACTTCTCTACAAAGAACGCTGAATCTTGGATCTTTCTAAACCACAGCCAATTGTCCCCCCATTTCCAAGCTTTGTTTCCAGGACTCCCAAATGAGAATCCCTTCAGGTGTCAATGCTGTATCAGGGCAGGATATTGATTgtttgttttagaaaaaaatgtggAGGTTAGCCTGTGATTCAGGATGATGGGTGCAGTTCTGACTAAAATGTGGTTCTGTGCAGGTGTTCCCGTGGAGTCTCTACGGGAATCTCTTGGTGAAGAGCTATTCAAAATATGCTATGAAGAGGATGAACACATATTAGGGGTTATTGGAGGCACCCTTAAGGACTTCTTGAATAGTTTCACTACTCTGCTGAAGCAGAGTAGCCACAGCcaagaagcaggaaaaaaggaCAGACTTGAAGATGCCTCCATATTATGCCTGGAGAAAGATCAGGACTTCTTaaatgtttattatttctttcctaAGAAAATCACAAGTCTTATTCTACCTGGTATCATTAAAGCAGCAGCTCATATTTTGTATGAAACTGAGGTGGAAGTGATGCTCATGCCTCCTTGTTTCCATAATGACTGCACTGAGTTTGCTAATCAGCCTTATTTGCTGTATTCTATACAAGTCAAAAGTGCAAAACCTTCCTTATCTCCATGTAAACCACAGTCTTCACTTGTGATTCCTGCCTCTGTGTTCTGTAAGACTTTCCCATTTCATTTTATGTTTGACAAGGATATGTCAGTTCTTCAAATTGGAAATGGGATAAGAAGACTTTTGACCAGGAGAGAATTTCAAGCTAAGCCAAATTTTGAAGAGTATTTCGAAATTCTTACCCCCAAAGTAAGCTGCACTTTTAGTGCAATAATGACCATGCTAAATATGCAGTTTACTGTACGAGTTAGAAGATGGGATAATACTGATATGAAGCCATCCATGGTAAGAGAATTTTTATCACCATTACTTCTACAAAGAATTTGTTTTCGTCAGATGGACTTAAAATAGCCACAAAACATGGTGCATCTTGCATTTTCTACATCTGATACAACTGTATAATAATGATTTAATTAGGGTAGTCAAATGTAATTCAGATTCTGAAGCCAATGTTCAGTCAAAACTGCTTTAGGACTTACACAGAAGTAAAATCTGATTGCAAATTTGATTTATTTCAATAATTTGAAATACTGACATAAAGCCAGTGATATGCCGTGCTGCTGAGAGTAAGGGCATCTTCAGCACAAAGACAGTGGTAGGAAAAGCTTTAACAAAGTGGCTCTGAGTTATCTGGGAATAGCTCTAGGTTTGGGGAAAATAAACAGGTGTGTGCTCATTCAGCCTTTGGTGTTTTGGTATCTTTGATACTCTGATGTTTTCATCAGATACAATCACCAGAGGTTCCACTTAACAATCACCAGAGGTTCCACTTAGTTTCATCTGATGGGATTACAACTATCTTTGCTGAAATGACCTGGGACAGCAAAAAACATTGAGGATGCAATGGCTGTTTTTATTCATTCCTGGTCCCAGTTTATATACATTCCAGTTTATATTCACCTGAGGCACTCCAGGATGAATCACCATCTCAGACTCAACAGACCAAAACTTCAATGAAGAACAGTTAAGAAGTTTTACCCAGTTACTAATGTAGCTACTATTAAAAGCTGTAGCTACTTCATCTCAGATCTGTTTCTGCACTACAATGGTTACAAGGGTAGTAGAGTCAGATTTGATTTTGCATTTACTTGCATAGGCAAATTTCTATTAGTAAGgaacagattttatttaaaaagtggTCTTTCAGAGCCATGTTAAGCTAAGCTCTGCAGCATCTTTCACATTACACAACTGACTACAAAAGGGATGTAAAAACActtcacagaaaatatttttcttttatagaCTATAAAAATTGGATATTCCTGCCATTTCTgcctttaattttaaatttcagtgATAAAATCACTGAAACTGATAAAATTAATCCCATGATAAAACTGAAGCACATTTTCTCACTTTATCTTATGGAGAAAGTGGTGCATGAACTAGTTATTAATAGAAATTCAGAGGCTACTGTAGTAACACATTTTATCAACTGCTGATAATAcacaaaattattctttttgcttttcttttcttcctaagATAAACTGATACTCAGACATAATTAGGTGTTTATCCTTAAGTTGGAGTCCTCTTGTACCAGAATAAAAATGAACTTTCTTGATGGCTCTGTGTTTCAGCACCCCATGTTTTCTCTAAGCAACTAAATGAAATTGTAAGGGCTATGGACCAGTCTTGGTTTTCTTACATTTtagcaaaatgtattttctctaAAATTTCTTGCTTCTAGGCTATTGCCATGCATGTTTTGCATGAATTCTTGTTTCTTAAACTGTTTCAGGTAATGGATCTTAAAGGCCAAATGATCTATATTTTTGAATCCAGTGCCATTCTCTTCTTGGGATCTCCCTGTGTGGACAGACTAGAAGATTTTACAGGACGTGGATTGTACCTCTCTGATATTCCCATTCACAATGCTTTAAGAGATGTTGTTCTGATAGGAGAGCAGGCCAGAGCCCAGGATGGACTGAAGAAGAGGTTAGGAAAGCTAAAAGCAACCCTTGAGCAGGCCCATCAAGCACTTgaagaagagaagaagaagacTGTAGATcttctgttttcaatttttccTGGAGAGGTTGctcagcagctgtggcagggacaaGTTGTGCAAGCCAAGAAATTTAATAATGTCACAATGCTTTTTTCTGACATTGTTGGATTCACTGCCATCTGTTCCCAATGCTCACCTATGCAGGTTATCACCATGCTTAATGAGCTTTATACTCGCTTTGATTACCAATGTGGAGAACTAGATGTCTACAAGGTACACAATTCATTGCTTTTCTTTGGGATTCTGGggcagaaaaggaaattaagaCTAAGTGGGACAGAAGATAATAGAggaccaatttttttttttgccagaaacctttttttaaatgaaagacaaaataaatcacaaaacaaacaaacaaaaaagtgaaCACAAACAGCTGTTCATTCAGCCAAGAAAGAAACCCATCAAAACTTAacagttaatttaaaaaattaatttcaatgaCACTGCTGTGACTCTGGAGTAAACAGGTGTTTAATGTAGCTGGGGATGCCTGACtgtaaatgaaaaaggaaaactatttTAGAATTATGCCCAGCAATAAATAAAAGTTGtgcaatttttccttttgtatgATACTGCAGGATTTATCTGGTACTTAATTTTTCAGGAAAACTAAAACTTAGTCAAGAATTGAATGTAGCTACAATTCTCACTGAAGTTAGGCAGTTTTTTGTATTTGTCAAAGTCTAAGAGTAAGGAACAAATATGCTTGTTTTAGGTTGAGACTATTGGAGATGCCTACTGTGTTGCTGGAGGCTTACACAAAGAAAGCGAAACACATGCTGTTCAAATAGCACTGATGGCCCTGAAGATGATGGAACTGTCAGATGAGGTGGTGTCTCCCCATGGAGAGCCTATCAAGgtcaaatattttattgtattttatttggtCAAACTgagcttttttgtttgtttagttgCTTTCTGGGATTTTGTCTCAAGGAAATTTCACATCATTGCATTAACATAGAGAATTTGGGGAATCAAGTGACTGTGGCTGGAGAAGCTGACCTATTTAGATCTGATGGTGAGAGTTTCGTGGAGTGGAAAAGATGAAATAGAGATCTGAAAATCAACCCAAAAGACAAATGCAGTGAAGTCCATAGATGCAATCTGACGTGCGGCAGTTTTTGTCTCAGTAGCAATAAAACTGTCAGTGGCATGGAATATTCTCTTTTCTAAGGAAATGACTAATCCTCTTTCCAAATTAGACTTCCAAGTCCTTTGACGCAGGAGCTATGAATATGAATGCCCAAAGACGTTCTGATTGTAGTAATCCACATCTTTAGAGGATTTCATTGCTGTTCTTGTTTCACAGTCAGATACTGAACCACCATAAGACAATGGTGTTAATGCTGTCAAAGCAACTGTTACATTCAGTGGTAATTATATTTATGGCTTTCTTTCAGTGAGAACTTACACATGTACTGAAATTTTCGTATAGGATAATCTCttactgagaaagaaaaagaaatgcttgtGTGCATGAAAAATAATGTAGACCTTCAGTGTAGTTCAAATGGACTGGAATGATATCCCATTATTTTTAATAGAGGTGTCTCAGTTCATTATGTCTTTCATTTGCTAATTTTTAACATTTATCTGTTAATTTGTTCCTCCAGAAAGCTTaatggttttgggttttttaattttagattgAGGAATACTTGtattccaagaaaaagaaaatggctATTAAGAGGATTATATGCTCCACATTTATCACACAGAACAACAGTATTGTATTATAAATAAATGTTGTTTTTAGTATTTTGCAGTATCAAATTAAGTTACACTTAAAAAATCTGGAAACATCCTGGCAATATTATAACAGGTGTATAATTTACATGCaaatactactactactactgcatttttaaaactattttaaaataaggatAAAATGTAATATTGTGTAAGTACCTAACAGAAGCTTCTTACAAGGAAACTGTTTTTAATGAAAGCAtgcatatattttaattaaatgctTCATGAAAACATTGGCTATTGTGGAAAGCAATAAATTTGTCACACAATCTACTGTCATTTTACATATCAATTGCCAAGAAAAAAAGGTGTGACTGCAAATGGCATACTTTGAATCAGACTTGCATTTTGATTAACATGTTTctggattttggttttgttgcaAGTTTTTATGCTTTCACACTCAAAGTTAGAAACTGCAGCTTCTTCATAATGGTATGATACTCTCTTGATATGTAAAGAGTAGTATGCAGAGTAGACATACAAGCTTTCTGACACCATGCCATTATTTAGTCAAAATGCTGTTCTGAAGAAAACACCTCTACATATGTATAATGCTCATGAGAAAAAGAACACAGctcaaaaaaacaccccaccaAAAAGAACcatggaaagcagcagcagctaagTAAGAGTTGAAAATCTGAGTATAAGCTATGTTTACAGTAGTTCAAAGTCATATTTTGATATGATGGGATTATTGACTAAAAATGCAGCACAAGATAAACATCCGCTAGTTCCCTCTCCATGAGTAGAAATGACCAGAATACAGCTATTTCAAGGAGACTCTGCTAACCCTGTTTATTTTAGTAGctcattctttctttctttttttttaaaatatagaataatttataaaattgaCTTCACCAATTCTATTTTACCTAATagtgctgttttctttcttttgtttaaaGATGCGTATTGGCCTTCATTCTGGATCCGTctttgctggagttgttggggTTAAAATGCCTCGTTATTGCCTTTTTGGAAATAATGTGACCCTTGCCAATAAGTTTGAATCTTGCAGTATACCtagaaaaataaatgtcagCCCAACAACTTACAGGTACAGTGCAGTCTGTAAAATGTCCACCTGTGGTAGTTACTGAAGTAGTCTTTTATCTTcctgttttttgggtttttttttttttggctgggtaaaataaggaaaattataaattattattactttttaagGGAGTTCTGCTACCCTCACTGTAGCCTGGACTGTAGTCTGTTGTTCCTACTCAGTTTGTACCCACTGCCACATATCTGATAATGCCTTGTGGCAAGGTTCTGCATCCAGCATCAGACAGAGCATTTGGCACAGGATGTTTCCTGACATCCCCTGCAGCATGTGTTATGTGACATAGATGGTGCCAAGCTTTAGATGATCTTGGGTAGGTGATTTAGAAAAAGTAACACAGGTATTAGAGCACAGAGAAAGTAACCCTTTTGATCATGCACTCTTAAAACACAGAGAGAGCATTGCATCACCAGTGCTTATGTATGTCAACATAAGCAGTGCTGGCCAACAGTGATTGTTTTTCCATTACACTCATACGGAAAATCATTTTGAATCACACCCCTAGAAAATAGGCAATTTGATTAATAGGTAAACTATAGTTGTGGagttgtttttgtggtttttttctgagtgTATGAGGTGTTAACCTCCTTtttctttggtgttttttttttaaattttgattcATTCACCAATTCTAAACACACATTGATAATGTTTTGCCATATTGCACAACTCCTGTGTATTGCAGTAATTGTTTGAAAGCTTTGGCAAGAGTTATCAACATTTATCCCTACAGATTAGTAGTCTCAGTTTCAACCTGTGAAAAAGCAGATAATATTAGAATTGATAAGAGGGTCTGAATAGTTTAATTAATAATGTTCACAGTATTCCCTTCTTTGAAATACTAATTATGATGCATTTGATGTGTGGATGGATGTGAGCTACCTTTCAGCATTAAAtactttttgaaaatatttacaaCAAACATAGCACCTACATGCAAAACATTgacaagataaaaaaaaagaagagatacTGTTATTGCATTGATGCACAAGTTAATAGGTTGTCAAGGTTACCATgtaaacattattttttatatttccaGTAAATAACTATAAAAATTAAGTTGGATTCTCCCTGCCACACATGAAGAATTATTGAATATCTGCAGTTCTTAGTGACTGATTGATTTTTAATTGatatgtttaatttttgttttaggTTGTTAAAGGAATACCCAGGTTTTGTGTTCACACCACGCTCAAGAGAGGAGCTCCCACCAAATTTTCCAAGTGATATCCCTGGAATTTGCTATTTTCTGGATGCTTATATTCAAGGAACAAACTCACAGACTTGGTTTCAAAAGAGAGATTTGGGAGATGGCAATGCCAATTTTTTCGGTGAGGAAACAGGAATAGACTAAGTTGTACATTCACAAATGTACagaataaatttataaatatttggatttttttttggtataaattgaaaatttttaaaactgtatGAAACATGAAAGCACTTTAGATTGTTAACACCTGAAAGCCAGTATTAAAATTTCAGGAAGTATGTCACTGACtactttttatttctcctttgcaTAAGGAACATAATCGCTAAAGTAATGTTGCAACGTCACTGTTGGAAATGCTACTATAAACTGTATTTTCCCTGTGGTAATTTGTAAGTGCTACAGTTCTCTCTATACTGAGAATTCTAGATGTATTGTATATGCAGTTTGTCAGGAAATGTAACGTGCAAGTGATGCAGCCACATGCAGTGTTGTGAGCTGGTGCTTATCAATGActatgaaaatgtattttcttagaGATTCCATAAGAAAATGCCCATTAAAATATTGTCATTGCCATCACATACTCCTTCCAGTGCATCATTTGGGCCCCATCCTAGAAGGCTGCTGACCATCTTCTCACACTGACTGGTCAAAGTATGAGGGTGCTCAGCATTTTCTGGATCAGGCTGCTAATTGTAGCTAATACACATGCATAGCAGAGTTGCTGCTTACTGTTTCATGAACTTTATTTTGTGTATAAAATGAATATAGATTAAAACACTGTATAATCACATACTAACATCTCTGTAATCATCAAACTATTTTAGTTCTTAGGGTTTTTAAAGTacttaaaattaataatatcCACTTGTTATTATGTATTACAgcaataaatgttttctttttgttgtcatttaaatttgaaatgttttaacGGAAGtgtaataaaatatgctttgGAATGTTTGCTTAGAAATGGAATTCCAGTCAGACTGTATGGAATGGAAGCACAGCAGCTTAAAGCTCTGATCCTTATTTGAGGATGCAATGTGGGTGTGAGGTGCTACGGAAATGCCCATCACATGCTCGCTCTGTAGTTGCCAGGGGAATTTTCAGGTGAAAAAGAGATGCTTTTAAACATCTGAACACATTTACAAAGATTAATACTACTACAGTACAAACTTTTCTGTTGTGGCTGATGAAATATGAGTGGACAATTCTAAAGGCTTTGCCTGTGGAACTGGCAGAATAGAGTCAGTTAGGAGTTCTGAGTTTAGGATTCCGCCACTCTAACTAGCAGATCCATCTGCCCAGAAATTCCTCTGTTGATCCCAACAGCAGGCTGGAGAACTGCACTGCCTATACACATACTACCACTACTCCCATTTGTATCAGGTATTATTATTCTGACCTCTTCAGCTCCTGCGGTTTGGCATATCAAACCATAAATGTCTCTTCAAATCATTCACCACTAAACCAGATTTTGGTCTCTTAATATTTACAGGGAGCAATTACATTAGATGAAGGTGctattttgttaattttctgATCTTGACTGCTACATTATGAAGCTCAATAAACCATTTTATCCTACTAATTTGGTAGAAACTCATGCATGTAGCATCAGAATCTTGAGAAAAGACCTTAGAAGAGACTAGAATTAAGAATGTTTTAAAGCCATATTTCAATTCAGATTTCCTGTAAGGAGCATTTCAACAAAACTTGAACCATTGAATCCTTCTTCAGGTCTACTACATCCATCCAAGATGCTTAGAAATAGTTCTGTGGCACAAAAATGGAACCAGAAAATCTATGTATTATAAATAAACACATCTGTCTTGTACAGATcagatacatatatatacacatacatatatatacaggcacatatatttgtaacactttAGACTGCAGTGTTTCAAGGAAACAAGAATTATACAAATCTTGGAGACTGATCTTTCCAATATTATATTAGTCAGACAATTCTATTCTATTGAGAGAAATACCCAGAGGTTACTAGCAGTCCTACGTGGGTACCCCATGATATAGAAAATGGGGGAGTGTTTGACTCCTGACAGTTCAGTAGGCTTATGTTATTAAACCAGAAATTACTGAAGTCAGTATGAATCTAACCATCCCTGTTAAGAAATAAATagacttttaaataaaaaggatTTATTTCTCAGATCTACTAAATGGGAAGTACATTTAGGAGGGAATTTCTGTTTGTCCCTAGAAGACAACTGTTGCTGACTGGATGAGGACCATGCTCAAAGCCAAATTCCATATAAATCTGCCATTAGATAGGATGTTCATCATGGCAGTTCTTGATAACCTTCCTTAGGTAACAGACTTCTGGGAAGAATTCTGATGAGGTGCTTTAGTGTACACAGAAAGCAACGTGCTTGAGTCTAAGGGAAGTAAATAGGATTCAGGCACATATTTAAGACAAAGATTCATGAAAGTGCTTTAAAATGTACTCTTCTTCAGGTCTGTTCTGCCATAAATCCTTTATAAATCCGTTTAGCTTTAAACATAATTTAAGAATTTAGGTCTCACTGAAAATGTTCCTCTGATTAAATTCTTTTGCTgaataaatatgtatttcatAAGGGACAAGTATTTTAATTGATCTTTTCACTTAGAtctaaaatattcttttcaccttttaactaataatttcatttaaattgaaaaaaaaggaatcagAAAGCTAATAAGCAAATTGTTGAGATAAATGGAAGGCAATTTAACTGATGCAATACTGGGacattttggaagaaaataatagAGTTGTTTTTAAGTTGATCTCTTCTGTAGTATAGTGTATGATATTCAGAGACTATGCAATGCTATTTACATGAATATAAAAATACCTTAGTATTATGTCCAGAAACAGTTTTGTTATgtgtgaaattttattttattagttCATGAAGATTCTGTATGGCTGATTCCTGTTAACACTGACACTATGTGATGGAAGATACATTTTTATCACTGCAGTTTCTTTGCCGAAGAAGTGTAAATGGCCCTTGAAATAAAAAGTGGGTCCTTTGAATCTTGACACTGACATAGCTGAAGTGAAAGATATACCAAaagaatttaattaattttatttcattcagGCATGACCTGATAAGATTTCAGGAAGATGTCAGAAAAAATTTGCATTGCTGGTGTCAGAGGAAGTGCAATTAGTGTGGAGCTgatgctttttttctctctgaactACTGTGCAAAACCAGAGCAAAGGGAGTCACGGAAACTGACAGAACGGTGAAGTGCACAGATAGTTGAGCCCCTGGGACAGATATACTTCTTCCTGGGAAAACTTGTGAAGGCAGAATTCAGACCTCCCCCAAACCCA
This window contains:
- the GUCY1A1 gene encoding guanylate cyclase soluble subunit alpha-1 — its product is MFCTKLKDLKITGECPFSLLTQGHITEEHDKDCTENSSRAALPICKEVHEKDGQGNLPQRKTSRSRVYLHTLTESICKLIFPEFERLNLALQRTLAKHRIKETRKTGDREDFEKIISDHANAAGVPVESLRESLGEELFKICYEEDEHILGVIGGTLKDFLNSFTTLLKQSSHSQEAGKKDRLEDASILCLEKDQDFLNVYYFFPKKITSLILPGIIKAAAHILYETEVEVMLMPPCFHNDCTEFANQPYLLYSIQVKSAKPSLSPCKPQSSLVIPASVFCKTFPFHFMFDKDMSVLQIGNGIRRLLTRREFQAKPNFEEYFEILTPKVSCTFSAIMTMLNMQFTVRVRRWDNTDMKPSMVMDLKGQMIYIFESSAILFLGSPCVDRLEDFTGRGLYLSDIPIHNALRDVVLIGEQARAQDGLKKRLGKLKATLEQAHQALEEEKKKTVDLLFSIFPGEVAQQLWQGQVVQAKKFNNVTMLFSDIVGFTAICSQCSPMQVITMLNELYTRFDYQCGELDVYKVETIGDAYCVAGGLHKESETHAVQIALMALKMMELSDEVVSPHGEPIKMRIGLHSGSVFAGVVGVKMPRYCLFGNNVTLANKFESCSIPRKINVSPTTYRLLKEYPGFVFTPRSREELPPNFPSDIPGICYFLDAYIQGTNSQTWFQKRDLGDGNANFFGEETGID